In a single window of the Pongo abelii isolate AG06213 chromosome 1, NHGRI_mPonAbe1-v2.0_pri, whole genome shotgun sequence genome:
- the JMJD4 gene encoding 2-oxoglutarate and iron-dependent oxygenase JMJD4 isoform X1 — translation MDRETRDLADRHFRGLGGDVPGVGQAPGRVAFVSEPGAFSYADFVRSFLLPNLPCVFSSAFTQGWGSRRRWVTPAGRPDFDHLLRTYGDVVVPVANCGVQEYNSNPKEHMPLRDYITYWKEYIQVGYSSPRGCLYLKDWHLCRDFPMEDVFTLPVYFSSDWLNEFWDALDVDDYRFVYAGPAGSWSPFHADIFRSFSWSVNVCGRKKWLLFPPGQEEALRDRHGNLPYDVTSPALCDTHLHPQSQLAGPPLEITQEAGEMVFVPSGWHHQVHNLDDTISINHNWINGFNLANMWRFLQQELCAVQEEVSEWRDSMPDWHHHCQVGWLRVEAIDARSLGGLQAQGGYGHQAELWVIMRSCSGINFEEFYHFLKVIAEKRLLVLREAAAEDGAGLGFEQAAFDAGRITEVLASLVVHPDFQRVDTSAFSPQPKELLQRLREAVYAAAAP, via the exons ATGGACCGCGAGACGCGCGACCTCGCCGACCGCCACTTCCGAGGCCTGGGGGGCGATGTCCCCGGCGTCGGCCAGGCTCCGGGCCGGGTAGCCTTCGTCTCGGAGCCCGGCGCCTTCTCCTACGCCGACTTTGTGCGGAGCTTCTTGCTGCCCAACTTGCCCTGCGTGTTCTCCAGCGCCTTCACGCAGGGCTGGGGCAGCCGGCGGCGCTGGGTGACGCCCGCGGGGAGGCCCGACTTCGACCACCTGCTGCGGACCTACG GAGACGTGGTTGTACCAGTTGCAAACTGTGGGGTCCAGGAATACAACTCGAACCCCAAGGAGCACATGCCTCTCAGAGACTACATCACCTACTGGAAAGAGTACATCCAGGTGGGCTACTCCTCTCCCAGGGGCTGTCTCTACCTCAAAGACTGGCACCTGTGCAG GGACTTCCCGATGGAGGACGTTTTCACCCTGCCTGTGTACTTCTCCTCCGACTGGCTGAATGAGTTCTGGGATGCACTGGATGTGGATGACTACCGCTTTGTCTACGCGGGGCCTGCGGGCAGCTG GTCCCCGTTCCATGCTGACATCTTCCGCTCCTTCAGCTGGTCTGTCAATGTCTGTGGGAGGAAGAAGTGGCTCCTCTTCCCCCCAGGGCAGGAAGAGGCCCTGCGGGACCGCCACGGCAACCTGCCCTACGACGTCACCTCCCCAGCACTCTGCGACACACACCTGCACCCGCAGAGCCAGCTTGCTGGCCCACCCTTGGAGATCACGCAGGAGGCGGGCGAGATGGTGTTTGTGCCCAGTGGCTGGCACCACCAGGTGCACAACCTG GATGACACCATCTCCATCAACCACAACTGGATCAATGGcttcaacctggccaacatgtggcGCTTCTTGCAGCAGGAGCTATGCGCTGTGCAGGAGGAGGTCAGCGAGTGGAGGGACTCCATGCCTGACTGGCACCACCActgccaggtggggtggctgcGCGTGGAGGCTATCGATGCCAGGTCCCTGGGAGGCCTGCAAGCTCAGGGCGGGTATGGCCATCAGGCCGAGCTGTGG GTCATCATGAGGTCCTGCTCGGGCATCAACTTTGAAGAGTTTTACCACTTCCTCAAGGTCATCGCTGAGAAGAGGCTCCTGGTCCTGAGGGAGGCAGCCGCTGAGGACGGTGCTGGGTTGGGTTTCGAACAGGCAGCCTTTGATGCCGGGCGCATCACAGAGGTGCTGGCCTCCTTGGTTGTGCACCCCGACTTCCAGAGAGTGGACACCAGCGCATTCTCACCACAGCCCAAAGAGCTGCTGCAGCGGCTGAGAGAGGCTGTTTATGCTGCTGCGGCCCCATAG
- the JMJD4 gene encoding 2-oxoglutarate and iron-dependent oxygenase JMJD4 isoform X2, with product MDRETRDLADRHFRGLGGDVPGVGQAPGRVAFVSEPGAFSYADFVRSFLLPNLPCVFSSAFTQGWGSRRRWVTPAGRPDFDHLLRTYGDVVVPVANCGVQEYNSNPKEHMPLRDYITYWKEYIQVGYSSPRGCLYLKDWHLCRDFPMEDVFTLPVYFSSDWLNEFWDALDVDDYRFVYAGPAGSWSPFHADIFRSFSWSVNVCGRKKWLLFPPGQEEALRDRHGNLPYDVTSPALCDTHLHPQSQLAGPPLEITQEAGEMVFVPSGWHHQDDTISINHNWINGFNLANMWRFLQQELCAVQEEVSEWRDSMPDWHHHCQVGWLRVEAIDARSLGGLQAQGGYGHQAELWVIMRSCSGINFEEFYHFLKVIAEKRLLVLREAAAEDGAGLGFEQAAFDAGRITEVLASLVVHPDFQRVDTSAFSPQPKELLQRLREAVYAAAAP from the exons ATGGACCGCGAGACGCGCGACCTCGCCGACCGCCACTTCCGAGGCCTGGGGGGCGATGTCCCCGGCGTCGGCCAGGCTCCGGGCCGGGTAGCCTTCGTCTCGGAGCCCGGCGCCTTCTCCTACGCCGACTTTGTGCGGAGCTTCTTGCTGCCCAACTTGCCCTGCGTGTTCTCCAGCGCCTTCACGCAGGGCTGGGGCAGCCGGCGGCGCTGGGTGACGCCCGCGGGGAGGCCCGACTTCGACCACCTGCTGCGGACCTACG GAGACGTGGTTGTACCAGTTGCAAACTGTGGGGTCCAGGAATACAACTCGAACCCCAAGGAGCACATGCCTCTCAGAGACTACATCACCTACTGGAAAGAGTACATCCAGGTGGGCTACTCCTCTCCCAGGGGCTGTCTCTACCTCAAAGACTGGCACCTGTGCAG GGACTTCCCGATGGAGGACGTTTTCACCCTGCCTGTGTACTTCTCCTCCGACTGGCTGAATGAGTTCTGGGATGCACTGGATGTGGATGACTACCGCTTTGTCTACGCGGGGCCTGCGGGCAGCTG GTCCCCGTTCCATGCTGACATCTTCCGCTCCTTCAGCTGGTCTGTCAATGTCTGTGGGAGGAAGAAGTGGCTCCTCTTCCCCCCAGGGCAGGAAGAGGCCCTGCGGGACCGCCACGGCAACCTGCCCTACGACGTCACCTCCCCAGCACTCTGCGACACACACCTGCACCCGCAGAGCCAGCTTGCTGGCCCACCCTTGGAGATCACGCAGGAGGCGGGCGAGATGGTGTTTGTGCCCAGTGGCTGGCACCACCAG GATGACACCATCTCCATCAACCACAACTGGATCAATGGcttcaacctggccaacatgtggcGCTTCTTGCAGCAGGAGCTATGCGCTGTGCAGGAGGAGGTCAGCGAGTGGAGGGACTCCATGCCTGACTGGCACCACCActgccaggtggggtggctgcGCGTGGAGGCTATCGATGCCAGGTCCCTGGGAGGCCTGCAAGCTCAGGGCGGGTATGGCCATCAGGCCGAGCTGTGG GTCATCATGAGGTCCTGCTCGGGCATCAACTTTGAAGAGTTTTACCACTTCCTCAAGGTCATCGCTGAGAAGAGGCTCCTGGTCCTGAGGGAGGCAGCCGCTGAGGACGGTGCTGGGTTGGGTTTCGAACAGGCAGCCTTTGATGCCGGGCGCATCACAGAGGTGCTGGCCTCCTTGGTTGTGCACCCCGACTTCCAGAGAGTGGACACCAGCGCATTCTCACCACAGCCCAAAGAGCTGCTGCAGCGGCTGAGAGAGGCTGTTTATGCTGCTGCGGCCCCATAG
- the JMJD4 gene encoding 2-oxoglutarate and iron-dependent oxygenase JMJD4 isoform X4, with amino-acid sequence MDRETRDLADRHFRGLGGDVPGVGQAPGRVAFVSEPGAFSYADFVRSFLLPNLPCVFSSAFTQGWGSRRRWVTPAGRPDFDHLLRTYGDVVVPVANCGVQEYNSNPKEHMPLRDYITYWKEYIQVGYSSPRGCLYLKDWHLCRDFPMEDVFTLPVYFSSDWLNEFWDALDVDDYRFVYAGPAGSWSPFHADIFRSFSWSVNVCGRKKWLLFPPGQEEALRDRHGNLPYDVTSPALCDTHLHPQSQLAGPPLEITQEAGEMVFVPSGWHHQDDTISINHNWINGFNLANMWRFLQQELCAVQEEVSEWRDSMPDWHHHCQVIMRSCSGINFEEFYHFLKVIAEKRLLVLREAAAEDGAGLGFEQAAFDAGRITEVLASLVVHPDFQRVDTSAFSPQPKELLQRLREAVYAAAAP; translated from the exons ATGGACCGCGAGACGCGCGACCTCGCCGACCGCCACTTCCGAGGCCTGGGGGGCGATGTCCCCGGCGTCGGCCAGGCTCCGGGCCGGGTAGCCTTCGTCTCGGAGCCCGGCGCCTTCTCCTACGCCGACTTTGTGCGGAGCTTCTTGCTGCCCAACTTGCCCTGCGTGTTCTCCAGCGCCTTCACGCAGGGCTGGGGCAGCCGGCGGCGCTGGGTGACGCCCGCGGGGAGGCCCGACTTCGACCACCTGCTGCGGACCTACG GAGACGTGGTTGTACCAGTTGCAAACTGTGGGGTCCAGGAATACAACTCGAACCCCAAGGAGCACATGCCTCTCAGAGACTACATCACCTACTGGAAAGAGTACATCCAGGTGGGCTACTCCTCTCCCAGGGGCTGTCTCTACCTCAAAGACTGGCACCTGTGCAG GGACTTCCCGATGGAGGACGTTTTCACCCTGCCTGTGTACTTCTCCTCCGACTGGCTGAATGAGTTCTGGGATGCACTGGATGTGGATGACTACCGCTTTGTCTACGCGGGGCCTGCGGGCAGCTG GTCCCCGTTCCATGCTGACATCTTCCGCTCCTTCAGCTGGTCTGTCAATGTCTGTGGGAGGAAGAAGTGGCTCCTCTTCCCCCCAGGGCAGGAAGAGGCCCTGCGGGACCGCCACGGCAACCTGCCCTACGACGTCACCTCCCCAGCACTCTGCGACACACACCTGCACCCGCAGAGCCAGCTTGCTGGCCCACCCTTGGAGATCACGCAGGAGGCGGGCGAGATGGTGTTTGTGCCCAGTGGCTGGCACCACCAG GATGACACCATCTCCATCAACCACAACTGGATCAATGGcttcaacctggccaacatgtggcGCTTCTTGCAGCAGGAGCTATGCGCTGTGCAGGAGGAGGTCAGCGAGTGGAGGGACTCCATGCCTGACTGGCACCACCActgccag GTCATCATGAGGTCCTGCTCGGGCATCAACTTTGAAGAGTTTTACCACTTCCTCAAGGTCATCGCTGAGAAGAGGCTCCTGGTCCTGAGGGAGGCAGCCGCTGAGGACGGTGCTGGGTTGGGTTTCGAACAGGCAGCCTTTGATGCCGGGCGCATCACAGAGGTGCTGGCCTCCTTGGTTGTGCACCCCGACTTCCAGAGAGTGGACACCAGCGCATTCTCACCACAGCCCAAAGAGCTGCTGCAGCGGCTGAGAGAGGCTGTTTATGCTGCTGCGGCCCCATAG
- the JMJD4 gene encoding 2-oxoglutarate and iron-dependent oxygenase JMJD4 isoform X3, which translates to MRAGPEPQALVGQKRGDLRLLVPRLVLTVSAPAEVRRRVLRPVRSWMDRETRDLADRHFRGLGGDVPGVGQAPGRVAFVSEPGAFSYADFVRSFLLPNLPCVFSSAFTQGWGSRRRWVTPAGRPDFDHLLRTYGDVVVPVANCGVQEYNSNPKEHMPLRDYITYWKEYIQVGYSSPRGCLYLKDWHLCRDFPMEDVFTLPVYFSSDWLNEFWDALDVDDYRFVYAGPAGSWSPFHADIFRSFSWSVNVCGRKKWLLFPPGQEEALRDRHGNLPYDVTSPALCDTHLHPQSQLAGPPLEITQEAGEMVFVPSGWHHQVHNLDDTISINHNWINGFNLANMWRFLQQELCAVQEEVSEWRDSMPDWHHHCQVIMRSCSGINFEEFYHFLKVIAEKRLLVLREAAAEDGAGLGFEQAAFDAGRITEVLASLVVHPDFQRVDTSAFSPQPKELLQRLREAVYAAAAP; encoded by the exons ATGCGTGCAGGGCCAGAGCCCCAGGCGCTGGTGGGGCAGAAACGCGGCGACCTGCGTCTTCTGGTTCCGAGGCTGGTCCTCACCGTTTCCGCTCCGGCGGAAGTGAGGAGGAGAGTCCTTCGACCCGTGCGGAGCTGGATGGACCGCGAGACGCGCGACCTCGCCGACCGCCACTTCCGAGGCCTGGGGGGCGATGTCCCCGGCGTCGGCCAGGCTCCGGGCCGGGTAGCCTTCGTCTCGGAGCCCGGCGCCTTCTCCTACGCCGACTTTGTGCGGAGCTTCTTGCTGCCCAACTTGCCCTGCGTGTTCTCCAGCGCCTTCACGCAGGGCTGGGGCAGCCGGCGGCGCTGGGTGACGCCCGCGGGGAGGCCCGACTTCGACCACCTGCTGCGGACCTACG GAGACGTGGTTGTACCAGTTGCAAACTGTGGGGTCCAGGAATACAACTCGAACCCCAAGGAGCACATGCCTCTCAGAGACTACATCACCTACTGGAAAGAGTACATCCAGGTGGGCTACTCCTCTCCCAGGGGCTGTCTCTACCTCAAAGACTGGCACCTGTGCAG GGACTTCCCGATGGAGGACGTTTTCACCCTGCCTGTGTACTTCTCCTCCGACTGGCTGAATGAGTTCTGGGATGCACTGGATGTGGATGACTACCGCTTTGTCTACGCGGGGCCTGCGGGCAGCTG GTCCCCGTTCCATGCTGACATCTTCCGCTCCTTCAGCTGGTCTGTCAATGTCTGTGGGAGGAAGAAGTGGCTCCTCTTCCCCCCAGGGCAGGAAGAGGCCCTGCGGGACCGCCACGGCAACCTGCCCTACGACGTCACCTCCCCAGCACTCTGCGACACACACCTGCACCCGCAGAGCCAGCTTGCTGGCCCACCCTTGGAGATCACGCAGGAGGCGGGCGAGATGGTGTTTGTGCCCAGTGGCTGGCACCACCAGGTGCACAACCTG GATGACACCATCTCCATCAACCACAACTGGATCAATGGcttcaacctggccaacatgtggcGCTTCTTGCAGCAGGAGCTATGCGCTGTGCAGGAGGAGGTCAGCGAGTGGAGGGACTCCATGCCTGACTGGCACCACCActgccag GTCATCATGAGGTCCTGCTCGGGCATCAACTTTGAAGAGTTTTACCACTTCCTCAAGGTCATCGCTGAGAAGAGGCTCCTGGTCCTGAGGGAGGCAGCCGCTGAGGACGGTGCTGGGTTGGGTTTCGAACAGGCAGCCTTTGATGCCGGGCGCATCACAGAGGTGCTGGCCTCCTTGGTTGTGCACCCCGACTTCCAGAGAGTGGACACCAGCGCATTCTCACCACAGCCCAAAGAGCTGCTGCAGCGGCTGAGAGAGGCTGTTTATGCTGCTGCGGCCCCATAG